One Lucilia cuprina isolate Lc7/37 chromosome 4, ASM2204524v1, whole genome shotgun sequence DNA segment encodes these proteins:
- the LOC111687104 gene encoding uncharacterized protein LOC111687104, which translates to MPDNSSKFNPNLHLDIPKWINEKYFENILKNDVENFNKILKFSIIPATPPGENYTSIMLRIKMDIEMDDGFTQQKSYIMKTMLDNDKGGTFINTLNLFPKEKLMYETILPQLESLYDECGSKVKFAPKCHWIEDKSGRITLVLEDLLTKKFRNINRLKGFDMTHMKRVLEKLAEFHAASVVLQERLGSYPKEFTNTYLPANYQKSKSYQARVQSYKAAMASWGLEDYEKYAKRIPNAEQYVNASLQCFSTENNEFKVLNHGDFWSSNIMLNYTTKAAPTSEINQIRFVDFQMCKWASPAMDLWELIICSVESNLRIRNFDLFIRIYHTHLLKSLKFLKYEKPMPLLSDLHISMLRHGFWGYFTSFTHLVMILLPSDKEASLLKLMQPGEDGDKFRMKAFTNPLYVRAILDILPFLYRRGILEFDFESKININNMGTGAKNYTPPEWITADFLQDVLKEYFKDDTLEVHEIVVKSINGGGEMVGSGFASEMHRAIFNLKRNDVTGKFSVIIKDHPKGYTGVVAHKSKLFKREIMAYKEVIPRVEELLASIGDTTKIAPACYYTTESPEPFLILEDMNLNGYENFEKGRLLNLDYVLPTIEKLAKLHACSAVIAAENSKIMEFFEEAPISRNPDRKDFLGFFPVNIRCVAEEISHWKGYEEITEKMFKLAENVLQSAVDMYESHENGFRVFNMADLWVDNLMFHINNETKEPDNVVLLDFQLSYYGSPAMDLNYFLYGSLNENVRKVHLKYIVREYHRILKETLEKLNYDGTIPSLKEITIDIINNSLQGVIAATCLTPIIFMEKEGFENLENLTSRTEEGDELRRKNVENPKYRAFLQRTVKEFELSGFLDV; encoded by the exons ATGCCCGATAACAGTTCAAAATTTAATCCAAATCTACATTTGGACATACCCAAGTGGATTAacgaaaaatatttcgaaaatattcttaaaaatgatGTTgagaactttaataaaattttaaaattcagcaTTATACCGGCCACACCACCGGGTGAAAATTATACCTCAATTATGTTACGAATTAAAATGGATATTGAAATGGATG atgGCTTTACTCAACAAAAATCGTATATTATGAAAACGATGTTAGACAATGATAAAGGTGGCACATTTATTAACACCCTCAATCTATTTCCCAAAGAGAAACTAATGTACGAAACTATTCTGCCACAACTGGAATCATTGTATGATGAATGTGGTAGTAAAGTAAAATTTGCACCAAAATGTCATTGGATTGAAGATAAATCCGGGAGAATAACATTAGTTCTAGAAGATTTATTAacgaaaaaatttcgaaatataaatcgtttaaaaggtTTCGATATGACACATATGAAGAGAGTGTTAGAAAAGTTGGCTGAATTTCATGCTGCCTCTGTAGTGTTGCAAGAGCGTTTGGGTTCTTACCCAAAAGAATTTACCAACACGTACTTACCAGCCAACTATCAAAAATCAAAATCCTATCAAGCTAGAGTACAGAGCTACAAAGCCGCTATGGCCAGTTGGGGTTTGGAGGATTATGAAAAGTATGCCAAGAGAATA CCAAATGCCGAGCAGTATGTGAATGCCTCCTTGCAGTGTTTTAGTACGGAAAACAATGAATTTAAAGTCTTAAATCATGGTGACTTTTGGTCAAGCAATATAATGCTTAATTATACCACAAAGGCTGCACCCACTAGTGAGATTAATCAAATACGTTTCGTAGATTTTCAAATGTGTAAATGGGCTAGTCCGGCCATGGATTTGTGGGAACTTATTATTTGCTCTGTGGAGAGTAATTTGCGTATACGTAATTTTGATTTATTCATAAGAATTTATCATACGCACCTATTAaaaagtctgaaatttttaaaatatgaaaaacctaTGCCTCTATTGAGTGATCTTCATATAAGTATGCTGAGACATGGATTTTGGGGTTATTTTACTTCATTCACCCATCTTGTAATGATTCTATTGCCTTCGGATAAAGAAGCCAGTTTACTGAAACTTATGCAACCCGGTGAAGATGGTGATAAATTCCGTATGAAAGCTTTTACAAATCCCCTGTATGTAAGAGCAATTTTGGATATATTACCATTTCTCTATAGAAGGGGTATATTGGAGTTTGAT tttgaaagtaaaataaatataaataatatgggTACTGGTGCTAAAAATTACACTCCACCTGAATGGATTACAGCTGATTTTCTACAAGATGTTTTAAAGGAATACTTTAAAGATGATACTCTTGAAGTGCATGAAATTGTAGTGAAAAGTATTAATGGTGGCGGTGAAATGGTGGGCAGTGGTTTTGCCAGTGAAATGCATCGTgctattttcaatttgaaacGTAATGATGTTACCGGTAAATTTTCTGTTATTATAAAG GACCACCCCAAAGGCTACACAGGAGTAGTAGCTCACAAAAGCAAATTATTTAAACGTGAAATAATGGCTTACAAAGAGGTAATACCCCGTGTCGAAGAGCTTCTTGCCTCCATAGGTGATACAACTAAAATTGCTCCTGCTTGCTATTACACCACCGAATCACCAGAACCATTCTTAATACTTGAAGACATGAACCTAAATGGTtatgaaaatttcgaaaaaggACGTTTACTTAATTTGGACTATGTTTTACCTACCATTGAAAAATTGGCTAAATTACATGCCTGTTCTGCTGTTATAGCAgctgaaaattcaaaaattatggAATTCTTTGAAGAAGCACCTATTTCACGTAATCCAGATCGTAAAGATTTCTTAGGGTTTTTCCCGGTCAATATACGCTGTGTAGCCGAAGAGATTTCACATTGGAAGGGTTATGAAGAGATCACTGAGAAAATGTTCAAATTGGCTGAAAATGTATTACAAAGTGCAGTTGATATGTATGAATCCCATGAGAATGGTTTCCGTGTATTTAATATGGCTGATTTGTGGGTTGATAATTTGATGTTTCATATTAACAATGAAACCAAAGAACCCGATAATGTTGTATTG CTAGATTTTCAATTGTCCTATTATGGCTCCCCCGCCATGGATTTGAATTACTTTTTGTATGGTTCCCTAAATGAAAATGTACGCAAGGTCCATTTGAAATATATTGTTCGTGAATATCATCgcattttaaaagaaactttagagaaattaaattatgatGGTACCATACCCTCACTTAAAGAAATTACCATTGATATCATTAACAACAGTTTGCAAG GTGTTATTGCTGCTACTTGCTTAACACCCATTATATTTATGGAAAAAGAAGGTTTCGAAAATCTAGAAAATCTTACCTCACGCACTGAAGAAGGCGATGAATTGCGtcgtaaaaatgttgaaaacccTAAATATAGAGCATTTCTTCAACGTACTGTAAAGGAATTCGAATTAAGTGGATTCTTAGATGTTTAA
- the LOC111676007 gene encoding uncharacterized protein LOC111676007, translating into MSPNTSSGKIVNPNEYLDIPKWINEDYFLPILEKDVNDFKCITKFTPIAATAPGENYTSIMVRVITDVELKDGSSQEVSYILKTVLDASNSGAAFVTAMNLFPKEKQMYANYIPKFEELYKNLGMEIKLGPKCIYFDETPEKITLVMEDLKRKDFGNIDRLKGFDMNHMKIVLHKLAEFHAASAVYEELNGPYESIYNASFFTEANRPMFAALYEPRSELFKKALLEWGLEDVERYIDRTPTLDEYFDENVFLNTPKSDEFNVLNHGDCWSNNIMFTHDEDGNVKESLFVDFQICKWGSPVQDLWYVISTSVSLDIKIKEFDHFIQIYHTRLMECLKMLKYSKAFPSLKELHINMLKYGYWAVFTANTICPAILFPSDKDANMDNFMKPGPEGDAFRFKCFTNPIYVKAMLQFYPFLDNKGIFDITTKKN; encoded by the exons ATGTCACCAAATACGAGCTCAGGAAAGATTGTTAATCCTAATGAGTATCTTGATATTCCAAAATGGATAAATGAGGATTATTTCTTGCCCATCTTGGAGAAAGATGTAAACGATTTTAAGTGCATTACAAAGTTTACGCCTATTGCTGCTACAGCACCGGGCGAAAATTATACATCGATAATGGTGCGTGTTATAACTGATGTCGAATTAAAAG atGGCAGTTCTCAAGaagtttcatatattttaaaaactgttttggATGCTAGCAATAGTGGTGCAGCTTTTGTAACCGCCATGAATCTCTTtcccaaagaaaaacaaatgtatGCCAATTATATACCCAAATTTGAAGAACTCTATAAAAATTTAGGAATGGAAATTAAATTGGGACCCAAGTGTATATATTTTGATGAAACCCCTGAAAAGATCACACTCGTAATGGAGGATTTAAAACGTAAAGATTTTGGAAATATTGATCGTTTAAAAGGTTTCGATATGAATCATATGAAAATTGTACTACATAAATTGGCTGAATTTCATGCAGCTTCTGCTGTGTATGAGGAATTAAATGGACCTTATGAATCTATATATAATGCTAGCTTTTTTACAGAAGCAAATCGTCCCATGTTTGCTGCATTATATGAACCACGTTCTGAATTGTTTAAGAAAGCTTTACTGGAATGGGGTTTAGAAGATGTTGAAAGATATATTGATCGAACACCTACATTGGATGAATACTTTGATGAAAATGTTTTCTTGAATACCCCAAAGTCAGATGAATTTAATGTTCTTAATCATGGAGATTGTTGGTCCAATAATATTATGTTTACCCATGATGAAGATGGTAATGTTAAAGAATCtttatttgttgattttcaaATTTGCAAATGGGGTTCACCGGTTCAAGATCTTTGGTATGTGATTTCAACTTCTGTCAGTTtggatataaaaattaaagaatttgatCATTTCATACAAATATATCATACACGTTTGATGGAATGTcttaaaatgcttaaatattCTAAAGCATTCCCTTCGCTCAAAGAACTTCATATTAATATGTTGAAGTACGGTTATTGGg CTGTATTTACTGCTAATACTATATGTCCGGCTATTTTATTTCCCTCGGATAAAGATGCTAATATGGACAATTTTATGAAACCTGGCCCAGAGGGTGATGCATTCCGTTTTAAATGCTTCACAAATCCCATTTACGTAAAAGCTATGCTGCAATTTTATCCATTCTTAGATAATAAGGGCATTTTTGATATAACGacgaaaaagaattaa